A genomic region of Borreliella mayonii contains the following coding sequences:
- a CDS encoding plasmid partition family protein, with protein MQRQLKENLSNVKKKENLPELNNRKMSIGILMKNKGFYEFCKEDTKRAYFIFEILFFIKKRSLII; from the coding sequence ATACAAAGACAGTTAAAAGAGAATTTATCAAACGTAAAAAAAAAAGAAAATTTGCCTGAATTAAATAATAGAAAAATGTCTATTGGGATTTTAATGAAAAACAAAGGGTTTTACGAATTTTGTAAAGAAGATACTAAAAGAGCTTATTTTATTTTTGAAATATTATTTTTCATTAAAAAAAGAAGTCTTATCATTTAA